The window CGCGGTCGACGAGGTGACCGCCTCCAACGACGGGGACGGGGTGGCGCTCGTGCTCGAGCGGATGTACCGGCCCGGCTAGGCCGCCGCCGCGCCGAGTGGGCGGATTGCCCCGGCCGAAACACCCACTCGGAGCGTGGAAGATCAGCACAATCGCCCACTCGCGGCGGCGGCGGGGCCGGCCGGGCGGGTCGTGGCGGGGGGCTCAGGACGCGGTGCCGCCGAATCGACGAATCCGGCCGAGCTCCTGGACTGGCGGGGTCGGGGTCGGGGTCGCCGCGACCACGCGGTTGCGTCCGGCCCGCTTGGCGGCGTAGAGCGCGGAGTCGGCCTGCTCGACCAGATCCACGACCGTCGCGGTGTTCTCCGGCACGGCCGCGGCGCCGATCGAGATGGTGATCCGCTGGCTGCGCAGCCGCCCGGCGATCGTGGTGCGCAGTCGCTCGGCCAGCGCGCTCGCCGCCGTGAGCCCCGTGTCCCGGGCGAGGACGACGAATTCCTCACCGCCGTAGCGGTAGGCGGTGTCGCTCGGCCGCAGCGATTCGGTGAGTAGCTCAGCCACCGAGGTCAGCAGGGCGTCGCCCGCGGGATGGCCGAACGCGTCGTTGTAGGTCTTGAAGCGATCGATGTCGATGATCAGCAACGCCAGGCTGCGGTGGCCCCGGCTGGCCAGGGCTCCCTCGCTGAGCAGGTCCTCGTCGAGCCGGCGCCGGTTCGCCAGACCGGTGAGCGCGTCGCTGCGACTCTGCTCCTCGATCTTGGCGTAGAGGCGGGCGGCGGCGAGCGTGGTCGCGGCATGCACGGCCAGGGTCTCCAGCGCGTCGCGGATCCCGGCGTGGAGGACCCCGCGTCCCAGCTGGATCTCGACCACGCCATGCGCCCGGCCGGCG of the Mycobacteriales bacterium genome contains:
- a CDS encoding GGDEF domain-containing protein — protein: MSAGRAHGVVEIQLGRGVLHAGIRDALETLAVHAATTLAAARLYAKIEEQSRSDALTGLANRRRLDEDLLSEGALASRGHRSLALLIIDIDRFKTYNDAFGHPAGDALLTSVAELLTESLRPSDTAYRYGGEEFVVLARDTGLTAASALAERLRTTIAGRLRSQRITISIGAAAVPENTATVVDLVEQADSALYAAKRAGRNRVVAATPTPTPPVQELGRIRRFGGTAS